The following are encoded in a window of Methanobrevibacter ruminantium M1 genomic DNA:
- a CDS encoding tetrahydromethanopterin S-methyltransferase subunit F: protein MVRFSNKPNTRGIRNASNNVEYRAKLLGREGRLFAGVISTRFSGMAIGIGLALALAVVIPYLAKLCGL from the coding sequence ATGGTTAGATTTTCAAACAAACCAAATACTCGTGGTATTAGAAATGCTTCTAATAATGTAGAATACCGTGCAAAGCTCTTAGGTAGAGAAGGAAGATTATTTGCTGGCGTAATCAGCACCAGATTTTCTGGAATGGCTATTGGTATTGGATTAGCTCTTGCTTTAGCAGTTGTTATTCCATACTTAGCTAAATTATGTGGTTTATA
- the mtrA gene encoding tetrahydromethanopterin S-methyltransferase subunit A, translating into MADKKPAADNWPVVSGDYIVGDPESPVAVTTLASHNEDIPAAAGAAIAGPCKTENLGIEKVVANIISNPNIRFLILCGAEVQGHITGQSIQALHENGCDPEKKKITGATGAIPFVENIPMEGVERFQQQVELVDLIDNEDGGAITAKVKECIEKDPGAFEEDAMVIEVKEGDDDEDEGEEIRPISAETALLEARIRNIDTQVKLVGAVQRNMAGNYSGKVQGIMIGLIFTLVIGFLLLMAPLLGA; encoded by the coding sequence ATGGCTGACAAAAAACCTGCTGCTGATAACTGGCCTGTAGTAAGTGGAGACTACATTGTAGGGGACCCTGAAAGTCCTGTTGCTGTAACTACCTTAGCTTCTCACAATGAAGATATTCCAGCTGCTGCTGGAGCAGCTATTGCTGGACCTTGTAAGACTGAAAACTTAGGTATTGAAAAAGTTGTTGCAAACATTATTTCAAACCCAAACATCAGATTCTTAATCCTTTGTGGTGCTGAAGTGCAAGGTCACATTACTGGTCAAAGTATCCAAGCATTACATGAAAATGGTTGCGACCCTGAAAAGAAAAAGATCACTGGTGCTACCGGTGCTATTCCTTTCGTAGAAAACATTCCTATGGAAGGTGTAGAAAGATTCCAACAACAAGTAGAACTTGTTGACTTGATCGACAACGAAGACGGTGGAGCAATCACTGCAAAAGTAAAAGAATGTATCGAGAAAGATCCTGGTGCTTTTGAAGAAGATGCTATGGTTATTGAAGTGAAAGAAGGAGATGACGACGAAGATGAAGGTGAAGAAATTCGTCCTATTTCCGCTGAAACTGCATTACTTGAAGCAAGAATCAGAAACATTGACACTCAAGTAAAATTAGTTGGTGCTGTACAAAGAAATATGGCAGGTAACTATTCAGGAAAAGTCCAAGGTATCATGATTGGATTAATATTCACTTTAGTAATCGGTTTCTTGTTATTAATGGCACCATTATTAGGTGCATAA
- a CDS encoding tetrahydromethanopterin S-methyltransferase subunit B, with protein sequence MVLPLIQFIPELNLNLDPETGLLGAGGGDLIILSMDEINGEIAKVEAAADELMNSLDPNSAPLGSFPGREGNFVIAGTLTNMVYGFIIGMFLIMAAMPILTAMGVL encoded by the coding sequence ATGGTATTACCTTTAATACAATTTATTCCTGAATTAAACTTAAATCTTGATCCTGAAACCGGTCTTCTCGGTGCAGGTGGTGGAGATTTAATCATTCTTTCAATGGATGAGATAAATGGAGAAATCGCAAAAGTCGAAGCGGCTGCTGATGAATTAATGAATTCCTTAGATCCTAATTCCGCACCATTAGGTTCCTTCCCAGGAAGAGAAGGTAACTTTGTTATTGCAGGAACATTGACCAATATGGTTTATGGATTTATTATAGGAATGTTCCTTATCATGGCAGCAATGCCTATATTAACAGCTATGGGGGTTTTATAG
- the mtrC gene encoding tetrahydromethanopterin S-methyltransferase subunit MtrC: MSAGGSGAPAEGAVNANVMLAVGIIGGLIGIYASSFEPTIGPVIACLGAVCAILWGVLAIRSVASYGLGTGVPSIGYMSLGIGVIGALAGVGIIAAFKLKGLEMLGPILALVFAMLIGLLVAIVAKKIVGMKIPVMERCTAEIAGAAALAVLGFSSAIAGGYSIDLLLTAVVAPGFIALFYILVTMAIQHPFNACLGPNEDQVRTLKCGASTAFLTMIITGILAISAGGYAWFAILVVGLIGWYVSFKMFVNASYEAAASVKWSGLWPKVEE, from the coding sequence ATGTCTGCTGGAGGAAGTGGAGCACCTGCAGAAGGTGCTGTAAATGCTAATGTAATGTTAGCAGTTGGTATTATCGGTGGATTAATTGGTATTTATGCGTCAAGTTTTGAGCCTACTATTGGACCAGTCATTGCATGTCTTGGTGCAGTTTGTGCAATTCTTTGGGGAGTTCTTGCTATTCGTAGTGTAGCAAGTTACGGTTTAGGTACTGGTGTACCTTCTATTGGTTACATGTCTTTAGGTATAGGTGTAATCGGTGCATTAGCAGGTGTAGGTATAATTGCAGCATTTAAATTAAAAGGATTAGAAATGCTCGGACCAATACTTGCATTAGTATTTGCAATGCTCATTGGTTTATTAGTTGCAATTGTTGCTAAGAAGATTGTTGGAATGAAAATCCCTGTTATGGAAAGATGCACAGCTGAAATCGCTGGTGCTGCTGCTTTAGCTGTTCTCGGATTCTCCTCTGCAATTGCAGGTGGATACTCTATTGATTTATTATTAACCGCTGTTGTAGCTCCTGGATTCATTGCTCTCTTTTACATATTAGTTACTATGGCTATCCAACACCCATTCAACGCATGTTTAGGACCTAACGAAGATCAAGTTAGAACTCTTAAATGTGGTGCATCCACTGCATTCTTAACCATGATTATTACTGGTATTCTCGCAATTTCCGCTGGAGGATACGCATGGTTTGCAATTTTAGTTGTTGGACTTATCGGCTGGTACGTCTCATTTAAAATGTTTGTTAATGCTTCCTACGAAGCTGCAGCATCTGTTAAATGGTCCGGATTATGGCCAAAAGTTGAGGAATAA
- the mtrD gene encoding tetrahydromethanopterin S-methyltransferase subunit D, with product MDLLIFIICVVIAGIIMGGGVHFIPVGGAPAAMATATGVGTGTAMLAAGAGLTGLITAASMTGQPVWLIVLAGAVGSMLMMGITMLIGNFIYIFGVGVVPASGKAAVDPITGWNQEKYKTPGTEGHGIPTVCYISGIIGGLLGGAGGGLVYWAINEFATANLTGFDATVIAGLAAILSVGMFFINSVTASYNIGGTIEGFVDPKFKRLPTGILACAVVSLVAAIFMVLMIGGI from the coding sequence ATGGATCTTTTAATATTTATTATATGTGTTGTAATCGCAGGTATTATTATGGGTGGAGGTGTACACTTCATTCCTGTAGGTGGTGCTCCTGCAGCTATGGCTACCGCTACCGGTGTAGGAACTGGTACCGCAATGTTAGCAGCTGGTGCAGGATTAACTGGACTAATTACCGCAGCTTCTATGACCGGTCAACCAGTATGGTTAATCGTATTAGCAGGTGCAGTTGGTTCCATGTTAATGATGGGTATCACCATGCTTATTGGTAACTTTATTTATATTTTCGGTGTTGGTGTAGTACCAGCATCTGGTAAAGCAGCAGTCGACCCAATTACTGGTTGGAACCAAGAAAAATACAAAACCCCAGGTACCGAAGGACACGGTATTCCTACCGTCTGTTACATAAGTGGTATCATCGGTGGTTTACTTGGTGGTGCTGGTGGAGGATTAGTCTACTGGGCAATTAATGAATTTGCTACTGCAAACTTAACTGGATTTGACGCTACTGTTATCGCTGGTTTAGCAGCTATTCTCTCTGTAGGTATGTTCTTTATCAATTCAGTAACTGCTTCCTATAACATTGGAGGTACTATTGAAGGTTTCGTAGACCCTAAATTCAAAAGACTCCCAACTGGAATCCTCGCTTGTGCTGTTGTTTCTCTTGTAGCTGCTATTTTCATGGTTTTAATGATAGGAGGTATTTAA
- the mtrE gene encoding tetrahydromethanopterin S-methyltransferase subunit E, with amino-acid sequence MDPITLGVVALMGAAATIAGAAEDLESDIGSQSNPNSQVQLAPQMGHLHRMINKAASGEPVAYGCWCGISGAIAALAMGMGIIPIVAIAMGSTVAALVHAIYTVTSHMGRIVGQSQFEQPLFMDVLTQSLGPIAAHGFIASFGIVGIAYLMTLPLDGLGHPFPLPLLAVLWGITIGAIGSSTGDVHYGAESEYQKFDYGGGTPVAIQGDIVTKAPLGAKNSIDVGNFCAKYGGPLTGFCFGLIVFVSFWITVVFGALGGQIVGIVIVILLIAANYLLEKSTRAKFGPYEE; translated from the coding sequence ATGGACCCTATTACATTAGGTGTAGTCGCATTGATGGGTGCAGCAGCAACCATTGCAGGTGCTGCAGAGGACTTAGAATCTGACATCGGTTCACAAAGTAACCCTAACTCTCAGGTTCAGCTCGCTCCACAAATGGGACACTTACACCGTATGATAAATAAGGCAGCTTCTGGGGAACCAGTAGCATACGGATGCTGGTGTGGTATTTCCGGTGCTATTGCAGCTCTTGCTATGGGTATGGGTATTATACCTATAGTGGCAATTGCAATGGGTTCTACTGTCGCTGCACTTGTTCACGCAATTTATACAGTCACATCACACATGGGAAGGATTGTCGGTCAATCTCAATTTGAACAACCATTATTTATGGACGTATTAACCCAATCCTTAGGCCCTATCGCAGCTCATGGTTTTATAGCTAGTTTCGGTATTGTAGGAATCGCTTATTTAATGACTCTTCCATTAGACGGACTTGGACACCCATTCCCATTACCATTACTCGCTGTACTTTGGGGAATTACTATTGGTGCAATCGGATCATCCACAGGGGATGTTCATTATGGTGCAGAAAGTGAATACCAAAAATTCGACTACGGTGGAGGTACTCCTGTAGCGATTCAAGGGGATATCGTAACTAAAGCTCCTCTCGGTGCTAAAAACTCTATCGATGTAGGTAACTTCTGTGCTAAATATGGTGGACCTTTAACCGGATTCTGTTTTGGACTTATTGTTTTCGTAAGCTTCTGGATTACTGTTGTATTCGGAGCTTTAGGAGGACAAATTGTAGGTATTGTCATCGTTATTTTATTAATCGCTGCTAATTACTTACTTGAAAAGTCTACAAGAGCAAAATTCGGACCATATGAGGAATAA
- the mcrA gene encoding coenzyme-B sulfoethylthiotransferase subunit alpha — translation MADKKFLDAMTKKFKEAPEEKTTTFYNMGGWTQSERKTEFVNEGKAIAEARGIPMYNPDIGNPLGQRALMSYQLSGTDTFVEGDDLHFINNAAMQQAWDDIRKTVIVGLNTAHNVLEKRLGMEVTPETITNYLEVVNHAMPGAAAVQEHMVETNPLLVDDSYVKVFTGDDDLAAEIDPAFVLDINKEFPEEQAEALKAEVGGAIWQIVRVPSVVGRVCDGGTTSRWSAMQIGMSMISAYGQCAGEGATGDFAYASKHAEVIGMGTYLPIRRARAGNELGGVPFGFMADICQATRVTDDPVESALEVVALGAALYDQIWLGSYMSGGVGFTQYATAAYTDNVLDDFSYFGKDYVEDKYGDLCSAPNDMDTVLDVGSAVTFYSLEQYEEYPALLETHFGGSQRAAVVSAASGISTAFATGNAQTGLSAWYLAQYLHKEQHSRLGFYGYDLQDQCGAANVFAIRNDEGLPLELRGPNYPNYAMNVGHQGEYAGIAQAPHSARGDAFAVNPLVKIAFADKNLPFDFTKVRAEFAKGALREFEPAGERSIIIPAK, via the coding sequence ATGGCTGATAAAAAATTCTTAGATGCAATGACTAAAAAGTTCAAAGAAGCTCCAGAAGAAAAAACTACTACCTTCTATAATATGGGCGGTTGGACTCAATCTGAAAGAAAAACTGAATTTGTAAACGAAGGTAAAGCAATCGCTGAAGCAAGAGGAATTCCAATGTACAACCCAGACATTGGTAACCCACTTGGTCAAAGAGCTTTAATGTCCTACCAATTATCCGGTACTGACACTTTCGTAGAAGGGGACGACTTACACTTTATTAACAACGCAGCAATGCAACAAGCTTGGGACGATATCAGAAAAACTGTAATCGTAGGTTTAAACACTGCTCACAACGTACTCGAAAAAAGGTTAGGTATGGAAGTAACTCCTGAAACCATTACCAACTACTTAGAAGTTGTAAACCACGCTATGCCTGGTGCAGCTGCAGTACAAGAACACATGGTAGAAACCAACCCATTACTCGTAGACGACTCCTACGTAAAAGTATTTACCGGTGACGACGACTTAGCAGCAGAAATCGACCCTGCATTTGTATTAGACATTAACAAAGAGTTCCCAGAAGAACAAGCTGAAGCTTTAAAAGCTGAAGTAGGCGGAGCTATTTGGCAAATTGTAAGAGTTCCATCTGTTGTAGGTAGAGTCTGTGACGGTGGTACAACCTCCAGATGGTCTGCTATGCAAATTGGTATGTCCATGATTTCCGCATACGGACAATGTGCAGGTGAAGGTGCTACTGGTGACTTCGCATACGCATCCAAACACGCAGAAGTTATTGGTATGGGTACTTACTTACCAATCAGAAGAGCAAGAGCAGGTAACGAACTCGGTGGTGTCCCATTCGGATTCATGGCAGATATCTGTCAAGCAACCAGAGTAACCGACGACCCTGTAGAATCTGCATTAGAAGTAGTAGCTTTAGGTGCTGCTTTATACGACCAAATCTGGTTAGGTTCTTACATGTCTGGTGGTGTAGGATTTACTCAATATGCTACCGCAGCATACACCGATAACGTATTAGACGACTTCTCTTACTTCGGTAAAGATTACGTAGAAGACAAATACGGAGACTTATGTTCCGCACCTAACGACATGGACACCGTTCTTGACGTAGGTTCTGCAGTAACATTCTACTCATTAGAACAATACGAAGAATACCCAGCTTTACTTGAAACTCACTTCGGTGGTTCTCAAAGAGCTGCTGTTGTATCTGCAGCTTCAGGTATTTCCACTGCATTCGCAACTGGAAACGCACAAACCGGTTTATCTGCATGGTACTTAGCACAATACTTACACAAAGAACAACATTCCAGATTAGGATTCTACGGTTACGACTTGCAAGATCAATGTGGTGCAGCTAACGTATTCGCAATCAGAAACGACGAAGGTTTACCACTTGAATTAAGAGGACCTAACTATCCTAACTATGCAATGAACGTAGGTCACCAAGGTGAATACGCAGGTATCGCACAAGCACCTCACAGTGCTCGTGGAGACGCATTTGCAGTTAACCCTCTCGTAAAGATTGCATTTGCTGACAAGAACTTACCATTCGACTTCACCAAAGTCAGAGCTGAATTCGCTAAAGGTGCTTTAAGAGAATTCGAACCTGCAGGTGAAAGATCTATCATCATTCCAGCAAAATAA
- the mcrG gene encoding coenzyme-B sulfoethylthiotransferase subunit gamma encodes MAQYYPGTSQVAENRRKFTNPDVELEVLREISDEDVVKLLGHRAPGEEYKSVHPPLDELDEPDDIIREIVEPIDGAKAGDRVRYIQFVDSMYFAPAQPFLRARSYVYRYRGIDTGTLSGRQIIEARERDVERISKEILENEYFDTARTGIRGAGVHGHSLRLDENGLMFDMLRRQVLNKETGNVEMVKDQIGRELDEPVVLGEPLDEETLRAKTTIYRCDGEAYKDDEDAVTVLRQIHVTRSQFGYNPEY; translated from the coding sequence ATGGCACAATATTATCCAGGAACTTCTCAGGTAGCTGAAAACAGAAGAAAATTTACTAACCCAGATGTTGAGTTAGAAGTTTTAAGAGAAATATCTGATGAAGATGTAGTAAAATTATTAGGTCACAGAGCTCCAGGTGAAGAATACAAATCCGTTCACCCACCTCTCGACGAACTCGATGAACCTGATGACATTATTAGAGAAATTGTAGAACCTATTGACGGTGCAAAAGCAGGAGACAGAGTAAGATACATCCAATTTGTAGACTCCATGTACTTTGCTCCAGCTCAACCTTTCTTAAGAGCAAGATCCTACGTATACAGATACAGAGGAATCGATACCGGTACCTTATCCGGAAGACAAATTATCGAAGCTCGTGAAAGAGATGTAGAAAGAATTTCTAAAGAAATTTTAGAAAACGAATACTTTGACACTGCACGTACTGGAATCAGAGGTGCAGGTGTACACGGTCACTCTTTAAGACTCGACGAAAACGGTTTAATGTTTGACATGTTAAGAAGACAAGTACTCAACAAAGAAACCGGTAACGTTGAAATGGTAAAAGACCAAATTGGTCGTGAATTAGACGAACCTGTAGTATTAGGTGAACCATTAGACGAAGAAACTCTCAGAGCTAAAACCACAATCTACAGATGTGATGGTGAAGCTTATAAAGACGACGAAGACGCTGTAACTGTCTTAAGACAAATACACGTCACTAGATCTCAATTTGGTTACAACCCAGAATATTAA
- the mcrC gene encoding methyl-coenzyme M reductase I operon protein C, whose amino-acid sequence MIGRCTHLVDCRETRGLGEGGGIAQRGTFAECGSDVLAVAMSPGRRHITKPVCEITFGLREANLLTSTMILDAGSGVPHDAPAGGAGNAFGLTDKEVEQMQKFKVIVVHLGGVRNHITYKARLILRNVNKPCVIICEYPVDFEDFAKIGVKTAKVMPDEVKTEGKIMNIVSGVIRGQTVSQEKLDEIIRKVRLTLGDA is encoded by the coding sequence ATGATTGGAAGATGCACACATCTTGTAGACTGCAGGGAAACAAGAGGACTTGGTGAAGGAGGAGGAATTGCCCAAAGAGGAACTTTTGCAGAATGTGGAAGCGATGTTTTGGCAGTTGCAATGTCTCCAGGTAGAAGACACATTACCAAGCCAGTCTGTGAAATCACCTTCGGTCTTCGCGAAGCCAACCTATTGACCAGCACCATGATATTGGATGCAGGAAGCGGCGTACCGCATGATGCTCCTGCTGGAGGTGCCGGTAATGCATTCGGCTTGACTGACAAGGAAGTCGAGCAGATGCAAAAGTTCAAGGTCATTGTGGTTCATTTAGGTGGAGTGAGAAATCATATTACATACAAAGCAAGACTTATCTTGCGTAACGTTAACAAACCTTGTGTTATTATTTGTGAATATCCTGTAGACTTTGAAGATTTTGCAAAAATCGGTGTCAAAACCGCAAAGGTCATGCCTGATGAGGTAAAGACAGAAGGTAAAATCATGAACATAGTATCAGGGGTTATTAGGGGACAAACAGTCTCTCAAGAAAAATTAGATGAGATTATTAGAAAAGTTAGATTAACATTAGGAGATGCATAA
- the mcrD gene encoding methyl-coenzyme M reductase operon protein D, whose protein sequence is MDIEIFPHRILGTDTTEKVLNDLESLDSVKRTVIQGPRLPPQDEIDRIYGDRRIIVVNGEEVELKVKTGRIFVELYDESGIEEIRAICDKHIDTGFDINTSKAQYIRKQKTVTDGLKYGENTEIPEELIGIADTRSKFNEHVSILRKDGLE, encoded by the coding sequence ATGGATATTGAAATATTTCCACACAGAATTTTAGGTACAGACACAACTGAAAAGGTATTAAATGATTTAGAATCTTTAGATTCAGTTAAAAGAACTGTAATTCAAGGGCCAAGACTCCCACCACAAGATGAGATTGACAGAATCTATGGAGATCGCAGAATCATTGTGGTAAATGGCGAAGAAGTTGAATTAAAGGTTAAAACTGGTAGAATTTTTGTAGAACTCTATGATGAATCTGGTATTGAGGAAATTAGAGCCATATGCGATAAGCATATTGACACTGGTTTTGATATTAATACTAGCAAGGCTCAATACATCCGTAAGCAAAAAACAGTTACTGATGGATTGAAATATGGTGAAAATACAGAAATTCCTGAAGAACTGATTGGTATCGCAGATACCCGTTCTAAATTTAATGAACATGTCTCTATTCTAAGAAAAGATGGTCTGGAATAA
- the mcrB gene encoding coenzyme-B sulfoethylthiotransferase subunit beta, with translation MAKFDDKVDLYDDRGSLVESDVPIEALSPLRNPAIKNIISGVKRTVAVNLEGIEKSLKTASVGGAKSKILGREMDLDIVAQADSINASLKEMLQVTEDDDTKCEILSGGKRILVQIPTIRLDSSAEYSVATLATATALTQAIIKEFDVSMYDANMVKAAILGRYPQSVEYMGSNLKTMLDVPQKLEGPGYSLRNIKANDFVAATLKNTLQATALASIFEQTAMFEMGDAVGAYERMHLLGLAYQGLNADNMVLGLVQDNAKEGTVGSIVQDTIAKAEADGVIAVEKELTDYNMYATNDAAKWNAYAAAGCTAAIMVNVGAARAAQGIPSTILYFNDNIEFATGLPGIDFGRAEGVAVGFSFFSHSIYGGGGPGLFNGNHVVTRHSKGFTIPCVAAGMALDAGTQLFSPEATSGLIKEVYSEIDEFREPLKYVALAAAEIKGDI, from the coding sequence TTGGCAAAGTTTGATGATAAAGTCGATTTATACGACGACAGAGGTTCATTAGTCGAATCTGATGTACCAATCGAAGCTCTAAGTCCGTTACGTAACCCTGCTATTAAGAACATTATTAGCGGTGTTAAAAGAACTGTAGCTGTAAACTTAGAAGGTATCGAAAAATCTTTAAAAACTGCTTCCGTTGGTGGAGCAAAATCTAAAATCTTAGGAAGAGAAATGGATCTTGACATTGTTGCTCAAGCTGACTCCATTAACGCTTCTTTAAAAGAAATGCTTCAAGTAACTGAAGACGATGATACTAAATGTGAAATACTCTCTGGTGGAAAAAGGATTTTAGTCCAAATTCCAACTATCAGATTAGATTCTTCCGCAGAATACTCCGTAGCAACCTTAGCTACCGCAACTGCATTAACCCAAGCTATTATCAAAGAGTTTGACGTAAGCATGTACGACGCAAACATGGTAAAAGCTGCTATCTTAGGAAGATACCCACAATCTGTAGAATACATGGGATCCAACTTAAAAACCATGTTAGACGTACCACAAAAATTAGAAGGTCCAGGTTACTCTTTAAGAAACATTAAAGCAAACGACTTCGTAGCTGCTACCTTAAAGAATACTTTACAAGCAACTGCTCTTGCAAGTATCTTTGAACAAACTGCTATGTTTGAAATGGGTGACGCAGTCGGTGCATACGAAAGAATGCACTTATTAGGTTTAGCTTACCAAGGATTAAACGCAGACAACATGGTATTAGGTCTCGTACAAGACAACGCAAAAGAAGGAACCGTAGGTTCTATCGTACAAGACACCATTGCTAAAGCTGAAGCTGATGGTGTTATCGCTGTAGAAAAAGAATTAACCGACTACAACATGTACGCAACCAACGATGCAGCTAAATGGAACGCATACGCTGCTGCTGGATGTACTGCTGCTATTATGGTTAACGTAGGTGCAGCAAGAGCTGCTCAAGGTATTCCATCTACTATTTTATACTTCAACGACAACATCGAATTCGCTACCGGTTTACCTGGTATTGACTTCGGTAGAGCTGAAGGTGTAGCTGTTGGATTCTCTTTCTTCTCTCACTCTATCTATGGTGGAGGAGGTCCTGGTTTATTCAACGGTAACCACGTAGTAACCAGACACAGTAAAGGATTTACCATCCCTTGTGTAGCTGCTGGTATGGCTTTAGATGCTGGTACCCAACTCTTCTCTCCAGAAGCAACTTCTGGTTTAATTAAAGAGGTATACAGTGAGATTGACGAATTCAGAGAACCACTCAAATATGTTGCTTTAGCAGCTGCTGAGATTAAAGGTGACATCTAA
- the mmp10 gene encoding methyl coenzyme M reductase-arginine methyltransferase Mmp10 (Mmp10 (methanogenesis marker protein 10) is a cobalamin-requiring radical SAM methyltransferase that creates the methylarginine modification to methyl coenzyme M reductase.) — MQVIADLGGTPGKDCRGYCKFCYFRKVKPLTEALGCQHCPPNKVGCERCLEGVQEAGKPFQQPFTVLSEVQMALMMNPVRDANLKVNISGGGDVSCYPQLEELIASLYQWQLPIHLGYTSGKGIDDGDIASRFLNYGVNEVTYTIFSVDPALRKQWMLDPTPEESLKAAQLFAEGADLHAAAVIIPGVNDGQALVDTCNKLEEWGAKALMMMRFANSYDQGLILGNEPVIEGVVPHEPLEFEELVKEINSEYDMRVTGTPLGDPTIGAPFIIAKDEYEEFLGILPEVRGEATLLTSKIAAPFLKKIFDKIAPDNVNVVATKKDIACLMTKQDLEALDLDELKDAVILPGRAFIHILDAERILSSDGKQRLVGFGPDTLSVDGELSSGMSEEEVIEHELGSFIELIEAINFFGMRRL, encoded by the coding sequence ATGCAAGTTATAGCTGATCTTGGTGGAACTCCGGGGAAGGATTGTAGAGGTTATTGCAAGTTTTGCTACTTTAGAAAGGTAAAGCCATTAACCGAAGCTTTAGGATGTCAGCACTGCCCTCCAAACAAGGTGGGATGTGAGCGATGTCTTGAAGGAGTTCAGGAAGCAGGCAAGCCATTTCAACAGCCATTCACAGTCTTAAGCGAAGTACAAATGGCTTTGATGATGAACCCTGTTCGTGACGCTAATCTTAAGGTCAATATCAGCGGTGGTGGTGATGTAAGCTGCTATCCTCAGCTTGAAGAGCTTATCGCTTCATTGTACCAATGGCAATTGCCAATCCACTTAGGATATACAAGCGGAAAGGGAATTGACGATGGAGATATTGCAAGCAGATTCCTAAACTATGGCGTTAATGAGGTTACATACACCATCTTTTCAGTTGACCCGGCTCTTAGAAAACAATGGATGCTTGATCCTACTCCTGAAGAGTCCCTAAAGGCAGCCCAACTCTTTGCAGAAGGGGCTGACTTGCATGCTGCAGCTGTAATAATTCCTGGAGTCAACGATGGACAGGCTTTGGTGGATACCTGCAATAAGCTTGAGGAGTGGGGTGCAAAGGCCTTGATGATGATGAGATTTGCAAATTCCTACGATCAGGGATTGATCCTTGGAAACGAGCCTGTCATTGAAGGAGTCGTTCCACATGAGCCACTTGAATTTGAAGAGCTTGTAAAGGAGATCAATTCTGAATATGATATGAGAGTTACCGGAACTCCTTTAGGGGACCCTACTATTGGCGCTCCTTTTATCATAGCTAAGGATGAGTATGAGGAGTTTTTAGGAATCCTGCCTGAAGTTAGGGGAGAGGCAACTCTTTTAACCTCTAAGATTGCAGCTCCTTTCCTAAAGAAGATCTTTGATAAGATTGCTCCCGACAATGTAAATGTAGTTGCAACTAAAAAGGACATTGCCTGCCTTATGACAAAGCAGGACCTTGAGGCTTTAGACTTGGATGAGCTAAAGGATGCTGTCATTCTTCCGGGAAGAGCTTTCATTCATATATTGGATGCTGAAAGAATCCTATCCTCTGATGGAAAGCAACGTTTGGTGGGATTTGGCCCTGATACCTTAAGTGTTGACGGAGAATTAAGCAGTGGGATGAGTGAAGAAGAAGTCATTGAACATGAATTAGGTTCATTTATTGAATTAATAGAAGCTATTAACTTCTTTGGTATGCGTAGGTTATAA